A genomic window from Oceanobacillus timonensis includes:
- a CDS encoding TlpA family protein disulfide reductase, which produces MYKRIFALILLLILVGIVIANVLVDRTDDTAEGEEEEAELVDDGSSSQGAGIAPAESAGIEPGEPAPDFELETLEGESFRLSDLQGQKVILNFWYSWCPPCIEEMPEIQDFYEDYQDEVEVVAVNMTQHENQLSDVGDFIDENEHTFTVPLDKDNSLSEPYVVYAAPTTYFIGTDGTIQQPRRIGPMDYEFMEEMVQEMD; this is translated from the coding sequence TTGTATAAACGGATATTTGCGCTTATTCTATTGCTTATTCTTGTCGGGATTGTTATTGCTAATGTACTCGTAGATAGAACAGATGATACAGCGGAGGGAGAGGAAGAAGAGGCGGAACTTGTAGATGATGGTTCTTCCAGCCAAGGTGCCGGTATTGCACCTGCAGAAAGTGCTGGGATAGAACCGGGGGAGCCTGCTCCTGACTTTGAACTGGAGACGTTGGAAGGAGAAAGTTTCCGTTTGTCTGATTTACAAGGACAGAAAGTAATATTAAATTTCTGGTATTCCTGGTGTCCTCCATGTATCGAGGAAATGCCTGAAATACAGGATTTCTATGAAGATTATCAAGATGAGGTGGAAGTAGTTGCTGTTAATATGACACAGCATGAGAATCAATTGTCGGATGTTGGGGATTTTATTGATGAAAATGAACATACTTTTACGGTACCGTTAGATAAAGATAACTCATTATCAGAACCGTATGTGGTCTATGCTGCACCGACGACTTATTTTATAGGGACAGATGGTACGATACAACAACCCAGAAGAATTGGACCGATGGATTATGAATTTATGGAAGAAATGGTTCAGGAAATGGATTGA
- a CDS encoding CcdC family protein — protein MYLAIATTAVFAFMAIVMIFVRMRASRKPASVKKIILPPFFMSTGALMFLFPMFRISWLQVAEALVVGMIFSIFLIKTSKLEHSDDNIYVKPSKMFPVILVGLLIVRITIKLIIGTSISVGETSGMFFLLALGMIGTWRIAMLYQYVQLTKKQSA, from the coding sequence ATGTATTTAGCAATTGCGACAACAGCTGTCTTTGCATTCATGGCAATTGTGATGATATTTGTGCGAATGCGTGCCTCCAGAAAACCGGCATCTGTAAAAAAAATTATTTTGCCACCTTTTTTCATGAGCACAGGGGCATTGATGTTCTTGTTTCCTATGTTCCGGATAAGCTGGCTTCAGGTTGCAGAAGCCTTGGTAGTAGGAATGATATTTTCTATATTTCTAATAAAAACATCAAAATTAGAGCATTCTGATGATAATATTTACGTCAAACCCTCCAAAATGTTTCCAGTTATTTTAGTTGGCTTATTAATCGTTCGTATTACCATTAAGCTGATAATTGGTACAAGCATCTCTGTAGGCGAGACCTCTGGCATGTTCTTTTTACTTGCCTTAGGAATGATAGGTACTTGGAGAATAGCGATGCTCTATCAATATGTACAATTAACCAAAAAGCAAAGTGCGTAA
- a CDS encoding cytochrome c biogenesis CcdA family protein — protein MEEINIFLAFAAGFLSFISPCVLPLYPVFLSYITGMSMDEVNQDDKRLDRKAILHTICFLIGFSSIFIMIGFTTTYISEFLMTYQDTIRQIGAILIIFFGLVIVGVLNFEFLMKDRKIQFKNRPAGFFGSIIIGMAFSLGWTPCTGPILMVVFSLAATNPNLGLIMMISYILGFAIPFLLLAFFIGKLKWFRKHSKKMVKIGGWIMVFMGVALFFDWMTRITAFLANLFGFTGF, from the coding sequence GTGGAAGAGATTAATATTTTTCTGGCTTTTGCAGCTGGATTCCTTTCATTTATTTCGCCTTGTGTTCTTCCTTTATATCCTGTATTTCTTTCGTATATTACCGGGATGAGCATGGATGAAGTAAATCAAGATGATAAACGGCTCGATCGAAAAGCGATATTACATACAATATGTTTTCTAATCGGTTTTTCAAGTATTTTTATAATGATTGGATTTACGACAACCTATATTTCCGAATTTTTAATGACCTATCAAGATACCATCAGACAGATTGGTGCTATTTTAATTATATTTTTTGGTCTGGTTATTGTAGGCGTTTTAAATTTCGAATTTCTGATGAAAGATCGTAAAATACAGTTTAAAAACCGTCCCGCTGGTTTTTTTGGTTCAATTATTATTGGAATGGCGTTTTCTTTAGGCTGGACACCATGTACCGGACCGATTTTAATGGTTGTATTCTCGTTAGCTGCAACGAATCCTAATCTTGGACTTATCATGATGATTAGCTATATTTTAGGTTTTGCTATTCCTTTCTTGCTGCTTGCTTTCTTCATTGGCAAATTAAAGTGGTTTAGAAAACATAGTAAAAAGATGGTGAAAATTGGCGGTTGGATTATGGTATTCATGGGCGTTGCATTATTCTTTGATTGGATGACGAGAATTACAGCGTTTTTAGCAAATTTATTTGGATTTACCGGTTTTTAA
- a CDS encoding DUF2621 family protein, producing MVSLIIILWGCLLIGLMAIGGYFMFRKFLKRLPKEDGRSIMDWEEYYLEQTIHKWPQTEKDFLEELVSPVPELFRDVARQKIASKIGELSIQKDEANITRSTLIEGYILATPKKDHKFLRKKLKEKNIDVTPYEPFFKQSKEDYQENWREKYKQKNS from the coding sequence ATGGTATCACTGATTATTATACTGTGGGGCTGTTTATTAATTGGTTTGATGGCAATCGGTGGATATTTTATGTTTCGAAAGTTTCTAAAAAGACTCCCTAAAGAAGACGGACGATCCATTATGGATTGGGAAGAATATTATTTAGAGCAAACCATACATAAATGGCCGCAAACAGAAAAAGACTTTTTAGAAGAACTGGTTTCCCCTGTCCCTGAACTGTTCAGAGACGTAGCTAGACAAAAAATTGCCAGTAAAATTGGAGAATTATCCATTCAGAAAGATGAGGCGAACATCACACGTTCAACATTGATTGAGGGATACATTCTAGCAACACCAAAAAAAGACCACAAATTTCTCCGCAAAAAATTAAAAGAAAAAAATATCGATGTAACGCCATATGAACCTTTTTTCAAACAGTCCAAAGAGGATTATCAGGAAAATTGGAGAGAAAAATACAAGCAGAAAAATTCATAG
- a CDS encoding ATP-binding protein, whose product MDRNNRNENPSDLQSSESRHNLHPDATLSAAIISWLSKKIEGIVVVMNTNNEIEYISDSVYGILGYEPKEVIGKTWSDSPIKIDSEIISQVVADDEMKHKKLLIDILDKDGEQLSFSCELDNIFQDIAVEKKYLFYLERKEEDTRLDDLMIRSEKMNVAGQLAASLAHEIRNPLTSLKGFLQLLQAGAQHKEEYFNVMIEEVEKIESITSELLFISKPLTNNRSKEKVTKMMQDVELLLQSQANQKDIHIQLQSSTEASILCDRSQIKQVLINLVKNAIEAMEQSGKIVVEAEEIEHKVKLSVIDEGCGLPEDTLHRLGEPFFTTKSSGTGLGLLITKKILTNHDADLHMFNNARKGSTFEIIFPKADDETGIDE is encoded by the coding sequence ATGGATAGAAATAATAGAAATGAAAACCCGAGTGACTTACAAAGTTCTGAAAGTCGTCATAATTTACACCCCGATGCAACGCTTTCAGCAGCCATTATTTCATGGCTGAGCAAGAAAATAGAAGGAATAGTGGTGGTCATGAATACAAATAATGAAATTGAATACATTAGCGATTCTGTGTACGGGATACTTGGCTATGAGCCAAAAGAAGTAATCGGAAAAACGTGGAGCGATTCCCCGATAAAAATCGATTCAGAAATTATTTCGCAAGTTGTAGCAGATGACGAAATGAAACATAAAAAACTCTTAATTGATATTTTGGATAAGGATGGGGAACAGCTTTCTTTTTCTTGTGAGCTAGATAATATTTTTCAAGATATAGCTGTAGAAAAGAAATACCTGTTTTATTTGGAACGAAAAGAAGAGGATACCAGATTGGATGATTTAATGATTCGTTCGGAGAAAATGAATGTAGCCGGACAGCTGGCTGCCAGTTTAGCTCACGAAATTCGCAATCCACTTACATCGCTGAAAGGGTTTCTGCAATTACTCCAGGCGGGTGCTCAGCATAAAGAGGAGTATTTTAATGTGATGATTGAAGAAGTCGAAAAAATTGAATCAATCACGTCTGAATTATTATTTATTTCCAAACCGCTTACAAATAACCGTTCTAAAGAAAAAGTAACAAAAATGATGCAAGACGTGGAATTGTTATTACAATCTCAAGCGAATCAAAAAGATATTCATATTCAGTTACAAAGCAGTACAGAAGCATCTATTCTTTGTGATCGTTCCCAAATCAAACAGGTTTTGATTAATTTGGTGAAAAATGCCATTGAGGCAATGGAGCAATCCGGAAAGATAGTTGTAGAAGCGGAAGAAATAGAGCATAAAGTAAAATTGTCTGTTATTGATGAAGGCTGCGGATTGCCGGAAGATACCTTGCACCGATTAGGAGAGCCATTTTTCACAACAAAAAGTTCTGGTACTGGACTGGGGCTGTTGATTACGAAAAAAATTCTTACGAACCATGATGCAGATCTCCACATGTTTAATAATGCACGTAAAGGGAGTACATTTGAGATTATATTCCCTAAGGCTGATGACGAAACTGGTATAGACGAATAA
- a CDS encoding YneF family protein, which yields MSTIWVVLIAIAALIAGVALGFFIARKYMMNYLKKNPPINEQMLRTLMMQMGQKPSQKKINQMMRSMNNQNQK from the coding sequence ATGAGTACGATATGGGTAGTATTAATTGCAATTGCAGCTTTAATTGCTGGTGTTGCTCTTGGATTTTTTATTGCAAGAAAATATATGATGAACTACTTGAAAAAGAATCCGCCGATCAATGAGCAAATGCTTCGTACATTGATGATGCAAATGGGCCAGAAGCCGTCACAAAAGAAAATCAATCAAATGATGCGATCTATGAATAATCAAAATCAGAAATAA
- the sirA gene encoding sporulation inhibitor of replication protein SirA — MNEYAIYWIEENVAKNYFHKSDLLHRFFMECAEKKDEIIIRKQFRFITRKIHFYKFAMHLKTFSSPEINVKRIGNRVLVKRGKEAVCLYFENGELILKCHHLTTAVSLLFPILEDIHPYFFVQGKDNPQYGWISPKPIKALDDESQVLYNFL, encoded by the coding sequence ATGAATGAATACGCAATTTATTGGATAGAAGAAAATGTGGCAAAAAACTATTTCCATAAAAGTGATTTATTACATCGATTCTTTATGGAATGTGCTGAAAAAAAGGATGAAATTATAATAAGAAAGCAATTTCGATTTATAACACGAAAAATCCATTTTTATAAGTTCGCTATGCATTTAAAGACGTTTTCTTCACCGGAAATTAACGTAAAACGAATCGGAAATAGAGTTCTCGTAAAAAGAGGTAAGGAAGCCGTTTGCCTGTATTTTGAGAATGGAGAATTAATTTTAAAATGTCATCATTTGACTACGGCGGTGTCTCTGCTTTTCCCTATTTTAGAAGATATTCATCCTTATTTCTTTGTTCAGGGTAAGGATAACCCGCAATATGGGTGGATTTCTCCTAAACCAATAAAAGCTCTGGATGATGAAAGTCAAGTGTTGTATAATTTCCTCTAA
- the acnA gene encoding aconitate hydratase AcnA has translation MSNTNAYNAKKQFELNGKTYHYYRLKTLEEAGLGKVDRLPFSVRVLLESLLRQQDGHQIKNEHVESLAQWGTDKATGEDVPFKPSRVILQDFTGVPAVVDLASLRKATVDLGGEPDKINPEVPVDLVIDHSVQVDQYGTADALRANMELEFERNAERYQFLNWAQKAFNNYRAVPPATGIVHQVNLEYLADVVHARENEDGTFDTFPDSLVGTDSHTTMINGLGILGWGVGGIEAEAGMLGQPSYFPAPEVIGVKFTGSFPNGTTATDLALKVTQVLREQNVVGKFVEYFGPGLKDMPLADRATISNMAPEYGATCGFFPVDQETLDYLKLTGRSDELISVVEKYSKENDLWYDADDVDPEYTKVIEINLSELEPNLSGPKRPQDLIALSDMKKEFNKAITAKEGNQGFGLDKSEFDKEVEINHPNGKTSVMKTGSLAIAAITSCTNTSNPYVMLGAGLVAKKAVEKGLEVPEYVKTSLAPGSKVVTRYLEDAGLQTYLDKLGFNLVGYGCTTCIGNSGPLREEIEEAIAANDLVASSVLSGNRNFEGRIHPLVKANYLASPPLVVAYALAGTTDLDLVKEPIGKDSEGNDVYMKDIWPTLTEIKEEVQKVVTPEIFRKEYEDVFNSNEKWNEIDTTDEPLFEWDEDSTYIQNPPFFEGLTPEAGTVEPLSGLRAIGLFGDSVTTDHISPAGAIAKDMPAGKFLQEKGVSPRNFNSYGSRRGNHEIMMRGTFANIRIRNLLAPGTEGGYTTYWPTGEVMAIYDAAMKYQQDGTGLVVIGGKDYGMGSSRDWAAKGTNLLGIKTVIAESFERIHRSNLVMMGVLPLQFEKGDSAESLGLTGKETFAVEVDESVKPGDLVNVTATDEAGKVTTFKAVARFDSDVEIDYYRHGGILRMVLRNKVKA, from the coding sequence ATGTCGAACACAAATGCGTACAATGCAAAAAAGCAGTTCGAATTAAATGGTAAAACGTATCATTATTACCGTTTAAAAACGCTGGAAGAAGCGGGATTAGGTAAAGTAGATCGCTTGCCTTTTTCTGTCCGTGTTCTTTTAGAATCATTATTAAGACAACAAGACGGGCATCAAATTAAAAATGAGCATGTTGAATCCTTAGCACAATGGGGAACAGATAAGGCTACAGGGGAAGATGTTCCATTCAAACCTTCCCGTGTCATCCTGCAAGACTTTACAGGTGTACCTGCCGTTGTGGATCTGGCATCCCTGCGTAAAGCAACCGTAGATCTTGGGGGAGAACCGGACAAAATCAACCCGGAAGTTCCGGTAGATTTGGTTATTGACCACTCTGTTCAAGTTGACCAATATGGAACAGCCGATGCATTACGTGCAAATATGGAATTGGAGTTTGAACGTAATGCGGAGCGTTATCAGTTTTTAAACTGGGCGCAAAAAGCATTTAATAATTACCGTGCAGTACCGCCTGCAACCGGAATTGTCCATCAGGTAAACCTGGAGTATTTGGCTGATGTGGTCCATGCACGTGAAAATGAAGATGGTACGTTTGATACCTTCCCTGATTCACTTGTAGGTACTGACTCTCATACAACTATGATTAACGGTCTTGGTATCCTTGGCTGGGGTGTCGGCGGAATTGAAGCTGAAGCAGGCATGCTTGGACAGCCATCTTATTTCCCTGCACCAGAAGTAATCGGCGTAAAATTCACCGGCTCTTTCCCGAATGGAACAACAGCAACCGACTTGGCATTGAAAGTAACACAAGTACTGCGTGAACAAAATGTTGTCGGGAAATTTGTTGAGTACTTTGGTCCAGGGCTGAAAGATATGCCATTGGCGGATCGTGCTACGATTTCCAATATGGCTCCGGAATATGGCGCTACTTGTGGTTTCTTCCCAGTTGACCAAGAAACACTTGATTACTTAAAATTAACCGGCCGCAGTGATGAACTGATCAGCGTTGTTGAAAAATACAGTAAAGAAAATGATTTATGGTATGACGCTGATGATGTGGATCCGGAATATACAAAAGTCATTGAAATTAACTTGTCCGAATTAGAGCCGAATCTTTCCGGTCCAAAACGTCCGCAAGATTTAATTGCTCTTTCTGACATGAAAAAAGAATTTAATAAAGCAATTACTGCCAAAGAAGGAAACCAAGGATTTGGATTAGATAAATCTGAATTTGATAAAGAAGTTGAAATCAACCATCCAAATGGAAAAACTTCTGTCATGAAAACAGGAAGCCTTGCTATCGCGGCTATTACCTCTTGTACAAACACATCGAACCCATATGTGATGTTAGGTGCAGGATTGGTTGCGAAAAAAGCAGTTGAAAAAGGCTTGGAAGTTCCTGAATACGTAAAAACTTCTTTAGCACCAGGTTCAAAAGTTGTAACACGCTACTTAGAAGACGCTGGTTTACAAACGTATTTAGATAAACTTGGCTTTAATCTTGTAGGGTATGGATGTACAACATGTATCGGTAACTCCGGGCCTTTACGTGAAGAGATTGAAGAAGCAATAGCAGCGAATGATTTAGTTGCGTCTTCTGTATTGTCCGGTAACCGTAACTTTGAAGGTCGTATCCATCCGCTGGTAAAAGCAAACTATCTTGCTTCTCCACCGCTTGTTGTTGCGTACGCGTTAGCAGGTACAACGGATCTTGACCTTGTGAAGGAGCCTATCGGCAAAGATTCAGAAGGTAACGATGTTTACATGAAGGATATCTGGCCAACACTTACAGAAATTAAAGAGGAAGTTCAAAAAGTAGTAACACCTGAAATTTTCCGTAAAGAGTATGAAGATGTATTCAACTCAAACGAAAAGTGGAATGAAATTGATACAACAGATGAACCGTTGTTTGAATGGGATGAGGATTCTACTTATATCCAAAACCCGCCATTCTTTGAAGGGTTAACACCTGAAGCAGGTACTGTTGAGCCACTTAGTGGATTACGTGCTATCGGCCTGTTTGGAGATTCTGTCACAACCGACCATATCTCACCAGCAGGTGCTATCGCAAAAGATATGCCAGCAGGTAAGTTCTTGCAGGAAAAAGGTGTTTCCCCTAGAAACTTTAACTCTTACGGATCTCGCCGTGGTAACCATGAGATTATGATGCGTGGTACATTTGCAAACATTCGTATTCGTAACTTGCTGGCTCCTGGCACAGAGGGCGGTTATACAACATACTGGCCAACTGGCGAAGTCATGGCAATCTATGATGCTGCAATGAAATATCAGCAAGATGGAACAGGTCTTGTCGTTATTGGCGGAAAAGATTATGGAATGGGATCATCCCGTGACTGGGCTGCAAAAGGTACAAATCTGTTAGGAATCAAAACAGTAATTGCAGAAAGCTTCGAGCGTATTCACCGTTCTAACCTTGTTATGATGGGCGTATTGCCGCTTCAATTTGAAAAAGGCGACAGTGCGGAAAGCTTAGGATTAACTGGAAAAGAAACATTTGCTGTAGAAGTAGATGAGTCTGTGAAACCAGGTGATTTAGTGAATGTAACGGCAACAGATGAAGCTGGAAAAGTAACTACCTTTAAAGCAGTTGCCCGTTTTGATAGTGATGTTGAAATTGATTACTACCGTCATGGTGGTATCCTGCGCATGGTATTGCGTAATAAAGTCAAAGCATAA
- a CDS encoding acyl-CoA thioesterase: MLVTETPIEVRYQETDQMGVVYHANYLVWFEIGRTKFVEALGLNYQQGMEQHHVVSPVIDAQISYKNAVRYGEKPVVKTWLEDYDGLRTVYRYEILTEKGDIAVTGTTTHTIVDKDTFRPLSIRRKFPDWHAAYQKQLGS; encoded by the coding sequence TTGTTAGTTACAGAAACACCGATAGAAGTGAGATATCAAGAAACCGACCAGATGGGAGTGGTTTATCACGCAAACTATCTCGTGTGGTTCGAAATCGGCCGTACAAAGTTTGTAGAAGCTTTAGGACTCAATTACCAACAAGGTATGGAACAGCATCATGTTGTTTCGCCGGTGATTGATGCGCAGATTTCTTATAAAAATGCTGTACGCTATGGTGAAAAACCGGTTGTGAAGACATGGCTGGAGGATTATGATGGTTTACGTACGGTTTACCGTTATGAAATTTTAACGGAAAAAGGAGACATTGCTGTTACAGGTACAACGACACATACCATTGTTGATAAAGATACCTTTCGGCCGCTGTCTATCCGCAGAAAATTTCCGGATTGGCATGCTGCCTATCAAAAACAGCTTGGCAGTTAA